In the Candidatus Omnitrophota bacterium genome, one interval contains:
- a CDS encoding undecaprenyl-diphosphate phosphatase: MKTIALGITQGLTEFLPISSSGHLYIIKRLLSFSQNLLPFFVLLHLATLLAVVIFLRRDILSVLSKRRILIQLGITTLVTAIIGLAINTFLVGFFENKLWIGLLLIINGLILLSMKKVFGQRNYDTVTTKESLFIGLLQGLAIFPGISRSGITIVGLIGRGFKPKEAFTTSFLMMIPVTLGAFLLKMKELPDLNMSILAASGGFVAAFASGFLALKIVKKVLKSEKFAIFGYYCILVAILSIIV, translated from the coding sequence GTGAAAACCATAGCTTTGGGCATTACTCAAGGATTAACTGAATTCCTTCCAATAAGTAGCTCCGGACATCTTTATATCATAAAAAGACTTTTGTCTTTTAGCCAAAATTTACTTCCTTTCTTTGTTCTTCTTCATTTAGCAACTTTGTTGGCAGTCGTTATTTTTTTACGTCGAGACATATTGTCAGTTTTGTCTAAAAGAAGGATTTTGATTCAATTAGGGATAACTACCCTAGTTACTGCAATAATTGGCCTAGCTATTAACACTTTTTTAGTTGGTTTTTTTGAAAATAAACTTTGGATTGGTTTACTTCTCATCATAAATGGTCTAATTTTGCTTAGTATGAAAAAAGTTTTCGGACAGCGAAATTATGATACTGTTACCACAAAAGAATCATTATTTATCGGGTTATTGCAGGGCTTAGCTATATTTCCAGGGATATCTCGTTCAGGGATTACTATCGTTGGATTGATCGGTAGGGGTTTTAAACCAAAAGAGGCGTTTACGACCTCGTTTTTAATGATGATCCCAGTTACCTTAGGGGCATTTTTGCTAAAAATGAAGGAGCTACCCGACTTAAATATGTCAATTTTGGCTGCTAGTGGAGGTTTTGTGGCCGCATTTGCTTCAGGATTTTTAGCTTTGAAAATAGTCAAAAAAGTGCTAAAATCTGAGAAATTTGCTATTTTTGGTTATTACTGTATTTTAGTAGCAATTCTGAGCATAATTGTCTAA
- a CDS encoding zf-HC2 domain-containing protein, whose protein sequence is MDCEEIKIIIPKYFNHTANEDEIKNVEEHLCVCHDCRSTLGELMDKLAIDEESVKSEEAQPEPVITPSVEKEVPEIQPELAPEPALPVEPREDMEYVPGAADISSEIPAIEPEPEIKETPVVSEEITEIVPEKTEEALASLEPESNQGKPSENIEPVPAETLAEPEKEEILPEPEPEPEPEPKKTPVSEPEEEFVLDDIPLNKSKAGILEYTILAIGIIIFGALLYLLLKG, encoded by the coding sequence ATGGACTGCGAAGAAATTAAAATTATAATTCCTAAATATTTTAATCACACTGCGAATGAAGATGAAATAAAAAATGTTGAAGAGCATCTTTGTGTTTGCCATGATTGTCGGAGTACTTTAGGCGAACTCATGGATAAGTTGGCTATTGACGAAGAATCGGTAAAATCAGAAGAAGCTCAGCCAGAGCCAGTAATAACACCTTCAGTTGAAAAAGAAGTTCCAGAGATTCAACCAGAGTTAGCTCCTGAACCGGCTTTGCCGGTTGAGCCAAGAGAGGATATGGAATATGTGCCTGGTGCAGCTGATATTTCTTCAGAGATACCAGCTATAGAACCAGAGCCAGAAATTAAAGAAACGCCAGTTGTTTCTGAGGAGATAACTGAAATTGTTCCTGAAAAAACCGAAGAGGCCTTGGCTTCTTTGGAACCAGAGTCTAATCAAGGAAAGCCTTCCGAAAATATTGAGCCAGTTCCCGCTGAAACTTTGGCCGAACCAGAAAAAGAGGAAATTCTTCCCGAGCCAGAACCAGAACCGGAGCCAGAGCCGAAAAAAACACCGGTTAGCGAACCTGAAGAGGAATTTGTGTTAGATGATATCCCACTTAATAAAAGCAAGGCAGGGATTCTTGAATATACCATACTGGCTATTGGTATAATTATTTTTGGCGCTTTGCTTTATCTTCTTTTAAAGGGTTAA
- a CDS encoding TonB-dependent receptor, whose protein sequence is MKRCFVFLILFLTIQFGSLSPLLAQGQIDLEQIVVTPYAGVEETTISETPYATKVYTEKHIKASGSSTVIDFLRNVPSLHVSDYYGTNVKTTVDMMGFGDNAASNMLVLVNGRKINEIDMSGVNWTELPLKNVERIEVIRGGGVVLYGEGAAGGIVNIISKDPQAKDLSVEVNFEAGSYRSTKESISASGGEDLLSFRTFSEYHSTSGYRQNSHYRSKYSSIELNSRPTEQLEISADLTHHEYIYGLPDDITEAERLAGTSRRDSTTPLNNYQREDNTLGLTIKNEFSPELIASVDLFYRNRNELEDLLSYSMSTDKHITNFQARPQLLLSFDTRGIQQELIAGFEFYSSDLSADTSSAATDIDRQSLAWFLQDEISFNEKLAGHLGARVQKEKFTFDYFGSTSTDDGLNFREGLYETGLNYKIDNESNIYLNFSRGLRVGKTDEYLVTWPAAAINTNLKPQRSKTISLGANMRLTDFLTTSLDYFQMNVNNEIYYNPGTFANENYSKIRRQGANLTTTLTPFDNTKFTLGYRFIDAKFRGGVYAGKEVPFVPKAMLTASVKYDFFERFSFFADYLYRDKVYLINDLNNISPKLKSYNTTNIKLSYTGKKLELFAGVNNLFNELYSEYAATNLTGTTRGLYPSPERNFFAGCKVSF, encoded by the coding sequence ATGAAAAGGTGTTTTGTATTTTTAATATTATTTTTGACTATTCAATTTGGATCATTAAGTCCTTTGTTGGCGCAAGGACAAATAGATTTAGAGCAAATAGTAGTAACTCCTTATGCCGGAGTAGAAGAAACAACAATTTCTGAAACTCCTTATGCGACCAAAGTATATACCGAGAAACATATCAAGGCTAGCGGATCAAGCACAGTAATTGATTTCTTAAGAAATGTTCCGTCGTTACACGTCAGCGATTATTACGGAACTAACGTTAAGACAACTGTTGATATGATGGGTTTTGGTGATAATGCTGCATCAAACATGCTGGTTTTAGTGAATGGTCGAAAAATTAATGAAATCGATATGAGCGGAGTTAACTGGACTGAGTTGCCCTTAAAAAATGTTGAACGAATAGAAGTAATCCGGGGTGGCGGAGTTGTCCTGTATGGAGAGGGTGCTGCCGGAGGAATAGTTAATATTATTTCAAAAGATCCTCAAGCTAAGGATCTTTCAGTTGAAGTTAACTTTGAAGCCGGAAGTTACCGCTCGACCAAAGAGTCTATTTCAGCCTCAGGTGGAGAAGACCTTTTATCGTTTCGCACATTTTCTGAGTACCATTCAACAAGTGGTTATCGTCAAAATAGTCATTACCGCTCAAAATACAGCTCAATAGAACTAAACTCTAGGCCTACCGAACAGTTAGAGATAAGTGCTGACTTGACTCATCACGAATATATCTATGGATTGCCAGATGATATAACCGAAGCTGAACGGTTAGCTGGAACTTCACGTCGTGACTCAACAACTCCTTTAAATAACTATCAACGAGAGGATAATACTTTAGGCTTAACTATTAAAAACGAGTTTTCACCTGAGCTGATTGCTTCAGTTGATTTATTTTATCGTAACCGAAATGAGTTGGAGGATTTACTTTCTTATAGCATGTCTACTGACAAACATATAACTAATTTTCAAGCGCGGCCACAACTATTATTGTCTTTTGATACTAGAGGAATTCAACAAGAGCTAATTGCCGGATTTGAATTTTATAGTTCGGATTTATCAGCTGATACCTCAAGCGCGGCTACTGACATTGATCGACAGAGCCTAGCTTGGTTTTTACAGGATGAAATTAGCTTTAATGAAAAACTTGCTGGGCATTTAGGGGCTAGGGTGCAAAAAGAAAAGTTTACTTTTGATTATTTTGGTTCTACAAGCACTGATGATGGATTGAATTTTCGAGAAGGCTTGTATGAAACTGGACTTAACTATAAAATCGATAACGAAAGTAATATTTATCTTAATTTTTCGCGAGGTTTGAGGGTCGGTAAGACCGATGAATACTTAGTTACTTGGCCGGCTGCAGCAATTAATACAAATTTAAAACCACAACGTTCTAAAACTATAAGTTTGGGGGCCAATATGCGTTTAACTGACTTTTTAACCACATCTTTGGATTATTTTCAAATGAATGTTAATAACGAAATATACTACAACCCAGGGACGTTCGCTAACGAAAATTATAGTAAAATTCGTCGTCAAGGTGCGAATCTCACTACAACCCTTACCCCATTTGACAATACAAAGTTTACTCTCGGCTATCGCTTTATCGATGCGAAATTCCGTGGCGGTGTTTACGCTGGAAAGGAAGTTCCTTTCGTTCCTAAGGCTATGCTTACAGCTTCGGTAAAATATGATTTTTTTGAACGCTTTTCATTTTTTGCTGATTATCTTTATCGAGATAAAGTTTATTTAATTAATGATCTTAATAATATCAGCCCTAAGTTAAAAAGTTACAACACAACTAATATAAAATTAAGTTATACCGGAAAAAAGTTAGAGCTTTTTGCCGGTGTTAATAATTTATTTAACGAACTTTACAGTGAGTACGCTGCAACTAATCTTACCGGTACCACGCGAGGACTTTATCCTTCTCCAGAAAGAAACTTCTTTGCCGGTTGTAAAGTAAGCTTTTAG
- a CDS encoding adenine phosphoribosyltransferase: protein MELSKYIRAIPDFPRKGILFRDITTLLNNKEAFRLAIDQLAELLKDLQFDYIVAAESRGFIFGGALAYKLGCGFVPVRKPGKLPAETHSHTYALEYGEDSLEIHKDAFPEGAKVLILDDLLAIGGTANAMVNLAKELKAEIVGIAFLIELVGLKGKDKIIDYPVYSLIKY, encoded by the coding sequence ATGGAACTTAGCAAATACATAAGGGCTATTCCTGACTTCCCTAGGAAAGGTATTTTGTTTCGTGACATTACTACATTATTGAATAATAAAGAGGCTTTTAGATTGGCGATTGATCAATTGGCAGAATTACTTAAAGATCTTCAGTTTGACTATATTGTGGCTGCTGAATCTCGCGGTTTTATTTTTGGTGGAGCATTGGCTTATAAATTAGGTTGTGGTTTTGTCCCGGTCAGAAAACCGGGAAAGCTTCCGGCTGAGACTCATAGTCATACTTATGCTTTAGAGTACGGAGAGGACTCCTTAGAAATTCACAAGGATGCTTTCCCTGAAGGAGCTAAGGTCTTAATCCTAGACGATTTACTGGCAATTGGCGGAACTGCTAATGCTATGGTTAATCTAGCAAAAGAACTCAAGGCCGAGATTGTTGGTATTGCTTTTTTAATCGAGCTTGTTGGCCTTAAAGGTAAAGACAAGATTATAGACTATCCAGTTTATTCCCTCATCAAATACTAA
- a CDS encoding sigma-70 family RNA polymerase sigma factor, with protein MDAIKAYLERIKDLPLLTKKEEIDLIQKAKKGSRDARRKVINCNLKLVVNISKHYSHFNLTLMDLIAEGNIGLMRAIDKFDTRRGYRFSTYAAWWIRQAVTRSLIDQGKTIRIPVYMSELQSKYKKACEQLRQKNGREPTRLELSKKLKMKVDKISEIELWSQKKSSLEAPVGSEGESQLSDFIESSEYADTEANVEMAFTKERVKQLLTSIGDREKSVLDLRFGITDGRPHTLAEVASVLNVSRERVRQIEQEALKKLRKYTQEERKREVE; from the coding sequence ATGGACGCAATTAAAGCCTATTTAGAAAGAATCAAAGATCTACCGCTGCTTACTAAAAAAGAAGAGATAGATTTAATTCAAAAGGCAAAAAAAGGCAGCCGAGATGCTCGTCGTAAAGTAATTAATTGTAATTTAAAATTAGTGGTAAATATTTCTAAACACTACAGTCACTTTAATCTCACCTTGATGGATTTAATTGCTGAAGGAAATATTGGTCTTATGCGGGCGATCGACAAATTCGATACTCGCAGAGGCTACCGCTTTTCAACTTACGCTGCTTGGTGGATACGCCAAGCCGTAACGAGATCTTTAATCGATCAAGGTAAAACTATTCGCATTCCGGTATATATGAGTGAGCTACAATCAAAGTATAAGAAAGCTTGCGAGCAGTTACGTCAAAAAAATGGTCGCGAACCAACTAGACTTGAGCTTTCTAAAAAGCTAAAGATGAAAGTTGATAAAATTTCTGAGATTGAACTTTGGTCTCAGAAAAAATCCTCGCTTGAGGCCCCGGTAGGAAGCGAAGGCGAATCACAATTAAGTGATTTTATCGAGAGTAGCGAATATGCCGACACCGAAGCTAACGTTGAGATGGCTTTTACTAAAGAAAGAGTCAAGCAGCTACTTACTTCGATTGGTGACCGTGAGAAGTCGGTGCTTGATCTACGCTTTGGAATAACTGATGGTCGACCGCATACTTTAGCCGAGGTGGCGAGTGTTTTAAATGTATCTCGAGAACGAGTAAGACAAATCGAGCAAGAAGCTTTAAAGAAATTACGTAAGTATACTCAAGAAGAGCGAAAAAGGGAGGTAGAGTAA
- the ppdK gene encoding pyruvate, phosphate dikinase, translated as MADKKKKYVYFFSKEKSDGNAKMKNILGGKGANLAEMCSIGVPVPPGFTISTEVCDYYNKHGKKYPADLQRQIDANISNLEKSMQAKLGDSNNPLLVSVRSGAAVSMPGMMDTVLNLGLNDAAVIGLAKKTGNERLAWDAYRRFIDMFGNVVMGVDHEHFEEKLTLIKKKYKAKQDNDLTAAQLKELVAEYKDVYKKHVKKAFPTDAKDQLMAAVNAVFASWNIERAVIYRRINKITGLLGTAVNVQAMVFGNMGNTSGTGVAFTRNPSNGEKKFFGEFLINAQGEDVVAGIRTPEPIEDLKTEMPKIYKQLYAIKEKLEQHYKDIQDVEFTIQEGRLFMLQTRTGKRTGLAAVKIAYDMVQEKMITPKEAIMRIEGDQLNQLLFPIFEPAAKNKAQRVAKGLPAGPGAASGSVVFTAEDAEAWKKKGKKVILVRHETSPEDVAGMHAAEGILTSTGGMTSHAAVVARGWGKCCIAGCSALNINYAKKQISVGNIIINEGDCLSLDGSTGEVMLGDVTATVSPVIAGVVENNPIAKKSPIYKMFVQVMAWADQYRKLNVRTNADTPKDSAAARKLGAEGIGLTRTEHMFFEGERIWAVREFILAQDLKGREAALKKLLPFQRKDFEGIFKEMNGLPVTIRLLDPPLHEFLPNDEAGQKEMAKRLDITPAKVNELVKKLHELNPMLGHRGCRLSITYPELCVMQTTAIIEAACNMAKKGVKVLPEIMIPLIGTTNEFEYLEEIVRKTAEEVLAKSQSKVKYMVGTMIEIPRAALTADRVAKKAEFFSFGTNDLTQMTFGYSRDDAGVFLPEYIEKKILPDDPFQTIDQEGVGQLVKTAVRLGRTTNEKLKCGICGEHGGDSESVKFCHKAGLNYVSCSPYRVPIAKLAAAQAVIMENGQKKKTKSKK; from the coding sequence ATGGCTGACAAGAAGAAAAAGTACGTATATTTTTTCAGCAAGGAAAAATCTGATGGTAATGCAAAAATGAAGAATATTCTTGGTGGAAAAGGTGCAAATTTGGCTGAAATGTGTAGCATCGGAGTACCGGTGCCGCCGGGGTTTACGATTTCGACTGAAGTTTGCGACTATTATAATAAACACGGAAAAAAATATCCAGCTGATTTGCAAAGACAAATCGATGCTAACATTAGCAATTTAGAAAAAAGCATGCAGGCAAAATTGGGTGATTCTAATAACCCTTTGTTAGTTTCAGTACGCAGCGGTGCCGCGGTTTCAATGCCGGGAATGATGGATACAGTTCTTAATCTAGGCTTAAATGATGCTGCGGTAATCGGTCTAGCAAAGAAAACTGGTAACGAACGTCTTGCTTGGGATGCTTACCGACGTTTTATTGATATGTTTGGAAATGTAGTTATGGGTGTTGACCATGAACATTTTGAAGAAAAACTAACCTTGATTAAGAAAAAATATAAAGCAAAGCAGGACAATGATCTTACCGCCGCACAGCTTAAAGAGTTGGTTGCGGAGTATAAAGATGTGTATAAAAAACATGTAAAGAAGGCATTTCCAACTGACGCAAAAGATCAATTAATGGCGGCAGTTAATGCCGTATTTGCTTCCTGGAATATTGAGCGAGCCGTAATTTATCGAAGAATAAATAAAATCACCGGACTCTTGGGAACAGCAGTTAATGTTCAAGCTATGGTTTTTGGAAATATGGGTAATACTTCGGGAACTGGAGTGGCTTTTACTCGTAATCCTTCAAATGGAGAAAAGAAATTCTTTGGCGAGTTTCTTATTAATGCTCAAGGTGAAGATGTGGTTGCTGGAATAAGAACCCCTGAGCCGATAGAGGACCTTAAAACAGAAATGCCGAAAATTTACAAACAACTTTATGCGATTAAGGAAAAACTCGAACAACACTACAAAGATATACAAGATGTAGAATTCACCATACAGGAAGGCAGACTATTTATGCTTCAGACTCGTACTGGAAAGCGTACTGGGCTTGCGGCAGTTAAGATTGCCTATGATATGGTACAAGAAAAAATGATTACACCGAAAGAAGCAATCATGCGGATTGAGGGTGACCAACTCAATCAGCTTCTTTTTCCAATCTTTGAGCCCGCAGCTAAAAATAAAGCTCAAAGAGTGGCTAAAGGCCTTCCGGCTGGACCAGGGGCTGCTTCCGGATCAGTCGTATTTACCGCTGAAGATGCCGAAGCTTGGAAGAAAAAAGGAAAAAAGGTTATACTTGTCCGTCACGAAACTTCTCCTGAAGATGTGGCTGGAATGCATGCTGCCGAAGGAATATTGACTTCAACCGGTGGAATGACTTCCCATGCAGCTGTAGTTGCTAGAGGTTGGGGTAAATGTTGTATTGCTGGATGTAGCGCTTTAAATATTAACTACGCTAAAAAACAAATATCAGTTGGCAATATTATAATTAACGAGGGTGATTGTCTTTCCTTGGACGGATCAACCGGAGAAGTTATGCTCGGAGATGTAACAGCTACGGTGAGTCCAGTAATCGCCGGAGTTGTTGAGAACAATCCAATTGCTAAAAAGAGCCCGATTTACAAAATGTTTGTTCAGGTAATGGCTTGGGCTGATCAATATCGAAAGCTTAATGTTCGAACCAATGCTGATACCCCTAAAGACTCAGCGGCAGCTCGGAAATTGGGCGCCGAAGGCATTGGGCTTACCCGGACCGAACATATGTTTTTTGAGGGAGAAAGAATTTGGGCTGTGCGCGAGTTTATTTTAGCTCAAGATTTGAAAGGCCGAGAGGCAGCACTCAAGAAATTACTTCCCTTTCAAAGAAAAGACTTTGAAGGGATTTTTAAAGAGATGAATGGTCTGCCGGTAACAATTCGACTTCTTGATCCGCCATTACATGAATTTTTACCTAATGATGAGGCCGGGCAAAAGGAAATGGCAAAACGCTTGGATATTACACCAGCAAAAGTAAATGAGTTGGTTAAAAAATTACACGAGTTAAATCCGATGCTTGGTCATCGTGGTTGTCGGTTATCAATTACTTATCCTGAACTTTGTGTTATGCAAACAACAGCGATTATCGAAGCTGCTTGTAACATGGCCAAGAAAGGGGTAAAAGTTCTTCCGGAAATCATGATCCCACTTATTGGAACAACTAATGAATTTGAATATTTAGAAGAAATCGTTCGTAAGACTGCTGAGGAAGTTCTTGCTAAATCGCAATCTAAGGTAAAGTATATGGTTGGGACAATGATTGAAATTCCTCGGGCAGCATTAACTGCTGACCGAGTTGCCAAAAAAGCTGAATTTTTCTCTTTTGGTACAAATGACCTTACTCAGATGACTTTCGGGTACAGTCGCGATGATGCCGGAGTTTTTCTTCCGGAATACATCGAAAAGAAAATTTTACCTGATGATCCTTTTCAAACAATTGATCAAGAAGGTGTCGGGCAACTTGTAAAAACTGCAGTACGCTTAGGCCGAACAACCAATGAGAAGCTCAAATGTGGTATTTGTGGAGAGCATGGCGGAGATTCTGAGTCAGTTAAGTTTTGTCACAAGGCCGGATTAAATTATGTTAGTTGCTCTCCTTACCGAGTGCCGATTGCCAAATTGGCTGCTGCTCAAGCAGTAATAATGGAAAACGGACAAAAAAAGAAAACTAAATCTAAAAAGTAA
- a CDS encoding glycine--tRNA ligase, whose product MAEDRLSKIVSLCKRRGFIFGGSELYGGLSSVWDYGPLGARLKKKIKDIWWKTYVDSREDIVGLDSSIIMHEDVFRASGHLEGFTDSLVDCPGCKKRFRIDKMEKSKEDLYICPECSEKIDTTKNKPRSFNLMFKTNMSATEDDPYYGYLRPETAQGIFVNFANVLNTTHKKLPLGIAQIGKAFRNEVTTGSFIFRMKEFEQMEIEYFVYPKDANNSYKNWVSDRLSFYTDKIGLRKDSLRLREHAKDELAHYAKACTDIEFNFPFGWSELEGIANRGDFDLSEHARVSKKELSFFDPLSKEKVVPFVIEPSAGVDRTFFAIISDAYHEEEVKGKLRTVLKIKPKLSPYAAAIFPLLKNKAELVELAKNIFYDIKDKVPATYDDTGAIGKLYRRQDEIGTPFCITVDVDSLTDKCVTVRDRDTMKQERLSIDKLLGFITSKIG is encoded by the coding sequence ATGGCTGAAGATCGTTTATCTAAGATAGTTTCTTTATGTAAGCGCCGGGGCTTTATCTTTGGCGGTTCTGAGCTCTATGGAGGGCTTTCCAGTGTTTGGGACTATGGACCATTGGGAGCTCGTCTTAAAAAAAAGATAAAAGACATTTGGTGGAAAACCTATGTTGACTCCCGCGAAGATATTGTTGGTCTCGATTCCAGCATTATTATGCATGAGGATGTGTTTAGGGCCTCTGGCCATCTTGAAGGTTTTACTGATTCTTTGGTCGATTGCCCAGGTTGTAAAAAACGCTTCCGAATTGATAAAATGGAGAAGAGTAAAGAGGATCTGTATATTTGTCCTGAATGCAGCGAAAAGATAGATACTACTAAAAATAAACCGCGTAGTTTTAATCTTATGTTTAAAACAAATATGAGCGCAACCGAAGACGATCCTTACTATGGCTATCTTCGTCCGGAAACTGCTCAAGGAATATTTGTTAACTTTGCTAACGTTTTAAACACTACCCATAAAAAGCTCCCTTTAGGTATTGCCCAAATCGGAAAGGCTTTTCGTAACGAGGTTACAACCGGTAGTTTTATTTTTCGAATGAAAGAATTCGAACAAATGGAAATAGAGTATTTCGTTTATCCCAAGGATGCTAATAATTCATATAAAAATTGGGTAAGCGATCGCTTGAGTTTTTATACTGATAAAATTGGCTTAAGAAAAGATAGTTTAAGGTTACGTGAGCACGCAAAGGATGAGTTGGCTCACTATGCTAAAGCTTGCACCGATATTGAGTTTAATTTTCCCTTTGGTTGGAGCGAATTGGAAGGTATAGCTAACCGGGGTGATTTTGATTTATCTGAACATGCTCGGGTAAGTAAAAAAGAACTGTCTTTTTTTGATCCACTAAGTAAAGAAAAGGTAGTTCCTTTTGTGATTGAGCCTTCAGCTGGAGTGGATCGGACCTTTTTCGCCATAATTTCCGATGCTTACCATGAAGAAGAGGTGAAAGGTAAGCTTAGAACGGTTCTAAAGATAAAGCCGAAGCTTTCCCCATATGCAGCGGCGATATTTCCTTTATTGAAGAATAAAGCCGAGCTAGTTGAACTTGCAAAAAATATTTTTTATGATATAAAAGATAAGGTTCCTGCTACCTACGATGATACCGGCGCGATCGGGAAACTTTACCGGAGGCAGGATGAGATTGGTACACCGTTTTGTATAACCGTTGACGTTGATAGTCTAACTGATAAGTGTGTTACAGTTCGAGATCGCGACACCATGAAGCAGGAAAGACTTTCAATTGATAAATTGCTTGGATTTATTACTTCAAAAATAGGTTAA
- a CDS encoding YdbL family protein: MRKLGLILLALVVFGCAKVSVETKNPIKVDINMRIDVYQHVAKDAESINDQIYGNKEKKFNALFNFAEAYASDLSADIQAIIDRRRARAQKVESYFNQGFIGENQNALLETRKGAPADAAELIAQENFDREAVYTYTATRNSVSISETRKVFLEDDYDRASSGWWFQVPENGQYIWKQK; the protein is encoded by the coding sequence ATGAGGAAACTTGGTTTAATTTTGTTAGCTTTAGTTGTGTTCGGTTGCGCTAAGGTAAGCGTTGAGACTAAAAATCCGATTAAAGTCGACATAAATATGCGAATTGATGTTTATCAACATGTTGCTAAAGATGCTGAATCAATCAACGATCAGATTTATGGTAATAAAGAAAAGAAATTTAATGCTCTTTTTAACTTTGCTGAAGCCTATGCTTCTGATTTATCGGCCGACATTCAGGCAATTATTGATAGAAGAAGAGCTAGGGCTCAAAAGGTTGAGAGCTATTTTAATCAAGGATTTATTGGCGAAAATCAGAACGCTTTGCTTGAGACACGCAAGGGCGCTCCGGCTGATGCAGCTGAGTTAATCGCTCAGGAGAATTTCGACCGTGAGGCTGTATATACCTACACCGCTACCAGAAATTCGGTTAGCATTTCCGAGACAAGAAAGGTGTTCTTGGAAGATGATTACGATCGAGCCTCTAGTGGTTGGTGGTTTCAGGTTCCGGAAAATGGCCAATATATCTGGAAGCAGAAGTAA
- a CDS encoding M48 family metalloprotease has protein sequence MRYKFWIKISWFGFLTFIIFSTGCVSVYNPVTGKKEWYLFDEKGEISWGDAMANEFIKENKLLDDQKRINYIKDIGVSLAKVSHRSNLNYKFYIIDQDQMNALAIPGGHVFIYKGLLDTVDDSELAFVLAHEIGHISARHSLKKLGATLGFSILATTLLRSPDQAQAKQLVNQLFGLVAKGYSRSDELQADNLAFNYVSDAGYDPRAAISLFEKLKEANKGMARPPFYLSSHPNSDQRIKNISSKLKELKGGGVQ, from the coding sequence ATGAGATACAAATTTTGGATTAAGATTAGTTGGTTTGGTTTTTTAACTTTTATTATTTTCTCAACTGGATGTGTCTCAGTTTATAATCCGGTAACCGGTAAAAAGGAATGGTATCTTTTTGATGAAAAAGGAGAGATTTCCTGGGGCGACGCCATGGCTAATGAATTTATTAAAGAAAATAAACTTCTTGATGATCAGAAGCGAATCAATTATATTAAAGATATCGGTGTGTCTTTAGCAAAGGTGAGTCATCGCAGCAACCTTAACTATAAGTTTTATATCATTGATCAGGATCAAATGAATGCTTTGGCTATTCCCGGAGGGCATGTCTTTATATATAAAGGTTTATTAGATACGGTTGATGACTCAGAGTTAGCTTTTGTTTTAGCTCATGAAATTGGTCATATTTCTGCTCGACACAGTTTGAAAAAACTAGGGGCAACTTTGGGCTTTAGCATCTTGGCGACTACCCTTTTAAGGAGTCCTGATCAGGCTCAAGCAAAACAGTTAGTTAATCAGTTGTTTGGTCTTGTGGCAAAAGGCTATTCTAGAAGCGATGAGTTACAAGCTGACAATTTAGCTTTTAACTATGTTTCAGATGCTGGGTATGATCCTAGGGCAGCGATTAGTTTATTCGAAAAGCTTAAGGAGGCAAATAAAGGGATGGCCAGGCCACCTTTTTATCTAAGTTCACATCCAAACAGTGATCAGAGGATAAAAAATATAAGTTCTAAATTGAAGGAATTAAAAGGTGGAGGTGTTCAATGA